The proteins below come from a single Zea mays cultivar B73 chromosome 8, Zm-B73-REFERENCE-NAM-5.0, whole genome shotgun sequence genomic window:
- the LOC103636157 gene encoding uncharacterized protein has protein sequence MISFTKWTTVEVVLQIPPAFPVCTYNLTPIEQLQPRVDYKEYFTDVLGVVSVISHVSSLRTRGRQAEVMKRTVTISNARDTGPTVDVVLWGEWATAFPAEQIHRDSGSSPQIIIFVGTLVRSYADNVSLSGGSSCKWYINAPVPEVNALRTSAETNHHPVIWDQGKAAARGTVIAVPEHKKLKDIKYLHPFENKKKEWLVIVKILKIDRSWWYNACKKCLRTTKPHGDTYKCTNSSCDSIGSPTPSAFGHERHQLWRPAFGN, from the exons ATGATCAGCTTTACAAAGTGGACTACGGTTGAGGTTGTCCTCCAGATCCCCCCTGCTTTTCCGGTTTGCACATATAACCTCACTCCCATAGAACAGCTGCAACCGCGCGTGGACTACAAGGAATATTTCACGG ATGTGCTCGGTGTTGTCAGTGTGATCTCCCATGTTTCGTCGCTGCGCACAAGGGGACGACAGGCTGAGGTTATGAAGAGAACAGTCACTATAAGCAATGCAAG GGATACTGGGCCAACCGTTGATGTTGTGCTTTGGGGCGAGTGGGCCACAGCTTTCCCAGCTGAACAGATCCACAGGGACAGTGGATCCTCACCACAGATAATAATATTTGTTGGCACTCTCGTGAGGAGTTACGCTG ATAATGTGTCTTTATCCGGTGGATCATCATGCAAGTGGTACATAAACGCACCGGTCCCGGAAGTAAACGCTCTCAGAACTAG TGCTGAAACCAACCACCACCCTGTCATTTGGGATCAGGGGAAAGCAGCTGCTAGGGGTACAGTGATTGCGGTGCCTGAACATAAGAAACTCAAGGATATTAAGTACCTCCATCCTTTTGAAAATAAG AAGAAGGAATGGCTTGTCATCGTAAAGATTCTCAAGATTGATAGATCATGGTGGTACAACGCATGCAAAAAATGCCTTAGGACAACCAAACCACACGGTGACACATACAAGTGCACCAATAGTTCCTGTGACAGCATTGGATCGCCTACCCCAAG TGCTTTTGGACACGAGCGCCACCAGCTATGGAGACCCGCTTTTGGGAACTGA